One genomic region from Sphingobacterium sp. UGAL515B_05 encodes:
- a CDS encoding Tex family protein, whose product MSLSTHEITIANELSISEKQVRTTIALLDEGATVPFISRYRKEMTGSLDEVQITAIRDRFQQLRDLDKRKEAVLKSITDQGKLTPELEQQVLAAETMASLEDIYLPFKPKRKTRASVAREKGLQPLADLILAQETDDFLALADSLVDEEKGVKNTEEALAGARDIIAEIIAEDATVRAKSRAIFLEKGLFVSRVVPGKEEAALKYKDYYEWSESLKDAPSHRVLAMRRGEKEELLYLDIDINEEEIVPRIEAIYVKGANAAAAQVKLALIDSYKRLLKPSMETEIRVLTRQKADEEAIKVFADNVRQLLLAAPLGQKRLLAIDPGFRTGCKTVVLDEQGQLKENTAIFPHTGANGLAEAKKTIQYLVSKYDIQAIAIGNGTAGRETEEFVRKLGLNNVIIVMVNESGASIYSASETAREEFPDQDVTVRGAVSIGRRLMDPLAELVKIDPKSIGVGQYQHDVDQNKLQTSLDDTVISCVNAVGVELNTASKQILSYVSGLGPSLAQQIIKYRNENGPFASRRELKKVPRLGDKAFEQAAGFLRIRHAVNPLDSSAVHPERYALVEQMAKDLGKKVEDLLTDADLRKSIPLKNYISDEVGLPTLNDILNELAKPGLDPREKFEAFSFTDGVNSIGDLRVGMKLPGIVTNITNFGAFVDIGVHQDGLVHLSQLSNRYVSDPQEVVKVQQHVMVTVTEVDEKRNRIALSMKTDEKPALPKNRKNDNKKQVEPQTDMASKLAALASKFK is encoded by the coding sequence ATGAGCTTATCAACACACGAAATTACTATTGCTAACGAGCTTTCTATTAGCGAAAAACAGGTTCGCACGACTATAGCACTATTAGACGAAGGTGCTACGGTTCCCTTTATCTCGCGCTACCGTAAGGAAATGACCGGTAGTTTGGACGAAGTTCAAATCACCGCTATCAGAGATCGTTTCCAGCAGCTCCGCGACTTAGATAAACGTAAAGAAGCTGTTCTGAAATCCATAACCGATCAAGGAAAACTAACGCCAGAACTTGAGCAACAGGTATTGGCTGCCGAAACCATGGCCAGTCTTGAAGATATCTACCTGCCTTTCAAACCTAAGCGTAAAACTCGCGCCAGTGTGGCACGTGAAAAAGGCCTGCAACCTTTAGCGGATCTTATTTTAGCGCAAGAAACGGACGATTTCCTCGCCCTTGCGGATAGTTTGGTCGATGAAGAAAAAGGCGTAAAAAATACGGAGGAAGCATTGGCAGGTGCCCGCGATATTATTGCAGAAATCATTGCGGAAGATGCCACAGTAAGGGCCAAGTCGAGAGCGATATTTCTGGAAAAAGGCTTATTTGTATCGAGGGTAGTTCCTGGAAAGGAAGAAGCTGCCCTAAAATATAAAGACTATTACGAGTGGTCTGAATCATTGAAAGATGCACCCTCACACCGCGTCTTGGCAATGCGCCGCGGTGAAAAAGAAGAGTTGCTCTATTTAGATATCGATATCAATGAAGAAGAAATTGTACCCCGTATCGAAGCAATCTATGTGAAAGGAGCCAATGCTGCTGCTGCTCAGGTGAAACTTGCCTTGATAGACAGTTATAAACGCTTGCTAAAGCCTTCGATGGAGACGGAAATCCGTGTATTGACAAGGCAAAAGGCCGATGAAGAGGCCATCAAAGTTTTTGCCGACAATGTTCGTCAATTACTTCTAGCCGCTCCACTAGGGCAGAAAAGACTGCTTGCCATCGACCCGGGATTCCGGACAGGCTGTAAAACAGTGGTGCTGGATGAACAAGGACAACTCAAAGAAAATACAGCCATCTTTCCGCATACAGGTGCCAATGGACTGGCAGAAGCAAAAAAAACAATTCAATATTTAGTCTCGAAATACGATATCCAAGCCATCGCAATCGGTAATGGAACCGCCGGCCGCGAAACAGAAGAATTTGTACGGAAACTCGGATTAAATAACGTTATCATCGTTATGGTCAATGAAAGCGGCGCCTCCATTTATTCGGCTTCAGAAACGGCACGTGAAGAATTTCCAGATCAAGATGTTACGGTACGCGGTGCCGTATCTATTGGCAGACGGTTGATGGATCCACTTGCTGAACTTGTTAAGATCGATCCAAAATCGATCGGTGTCGGACAATATCAACATGATGTAGATCAGAATAAACTTCAAACATCACTGGACGATACGGTTATCAGCTGTGTAAATGCAGTGGGTGTTGAACTGAATACAGCATCCAAACAAATTTTATCCTATGTTTCAGGTCTGGGTCCATCGTTGGCCCAACAGATCATCAAATACAGAAATGAGAATGGCCCTTTTGCTTCAAGACGTGAGCTGAAGAAAGTCCCCCGCCTTGGCGATAAAGCTTTTGAACAAGCAGCTGGATTTCTTCGTATTCGCCATGCGGTAAATCCTTTGGATTCCTCGGCGGTACACCCCGAGCGTTATGCATTAGTAGAACAAATGGCCAAAGACTTGGGAAAAAAAGTGGAGGACCTATTGACAGATGCTGACCTGAGAAAATCCATTCCTTTGAAAAACTACATTTCGGATGAAGTAGGACTACCGACACTAAACGATATTCTAAATGAATTAGCGAAACCCGGATTAGATCCCAGGGAAAAATTCGAAGCATTCTCATTCACGGATGGGGTCAACAGCATCGGGGATTTACGTGTCGGTATGAAGTTACCAGGTATCGTCACCAACATCACGAATTTTGGTGCTTTTGTTGATATCGGTGTTCACCAAGACGGTCTGGTACATTTAAGTCAATTATCCAATCGCTATGTCTCAGATCCACAAGAGGTCGTGAAAGTACAGCAGCATGTTATGGTGACAGTGACAGAAGTGGATGAAAAACGTAATCGCATTGCATTATCCATGAAGACAGATGAAAAGCCTGCGTTACCAAAAAACAGGAAAAATGACAACAAAAAACAGGTCGAACCACAAACGGATATGGCCAGTAAGCTAGCTGCACTGGCTAGTAAGTTCAAATAG
- a CDS encoding PadR family transcriptional regulator: protein MKKEFIDKWVSQLKKGSLSFVVLGILAYDQEYYGYDLIQEVKKKTAIDIAEGTLYPLLIRLKNEGLVESNWVPQATGIPRKYYKITKEGQSTFAAMRTYWTSLNQHITTLTHAL, encoded by the coding sequence ATGAAGAAAGAATTTATTGACAAGTGGGTTTCACAGCTAAAAAAAGGAAGTCTTTCTTTCGTTGTATTAGGCATTCTTGCCTACGATCAAGAATACTATGGCTACGATCTTATCCAGGAGGTCAAGAAGAAAACAGCGATTGATATTGCCGAAGGAACTTTATATCCTTTATTGATCCGTTTAAAAAACGAAGGATTGGTAGAATCGAACTGGGTTCCACAAGCGACAGGAATTCCAAGAAAATATTACAAAATAACAAAGGAAGGTCAAAGTACCTTCGCAGCGATGAGAACGTACTGGACAAGCTTAAACCAACATATAACCACTTTGACCCATGCATTATAA
- a CDS encoding serine hydrolase domain-containing protein, which translates to MKRTSVLLFLLGTLSNPILKAQEFNPVRMDSLMAVMDKNNVWMGSIAISKGDQLLYQKAIGYADLAQKKKANIHTRYGIGSISKTFTATLVLKTIELGKLQLNQTLATYFKSIPNAEKITVSQLLNHSSGVHSVTDDKDYLTWNTKPQTEQELVERIIKGGAEFAPGSKHEYSNSNYILLTYILEKVWKKDYASLLNAYICRPLKLEHTTFGRPQSNNSDLSESYRYTKEWSLEPHTDNSVPLGAGAVWSTPADLGKFFNGLFSHKIINAASLEEMKKIDQGYGLGLFQLPFYEHMGFGHTGGIDGYSSVAGHFDDGNYNIAIISNANNYNNNEILKFSLGELYKKPFPLPDLAEIQLTEEEILSLVGEYKSEQPPIQINITKEGNKVLGQVVGQPAFQLKPKDRNTLIQPQFGVKIVFERSENKMTLYQNGHTLVLKK; encoded by the coding sequence ATGAAAAGAACTTCAGTATTACTGTTTCTCTTAGGAACACTATCGAACCCTATTCTTAAAGCTCAGGAATTCAATCCTGTTCGCATGGACAGCCTGATGGCCGTTATGGATAAAAATAATGTCTGGATGGGCAGTATTGCGATCAGCAAAGGCGATCAATTACTCTATCAAAAGGCAATTGGATATGCAGACCTGGCGCAGAAAAAGAAAGCCAACATACATACGCGTTATGGAATAGGTTCAATCTCCAAAACTTTCACCGCAACACTTGTTTTAAAAACGATTGAACTCGGAAAACTCCAGTTAAATCAGACATTAGCAACCTACTTTAAAAGCATTCCCAACGCGGAAAAGATAACCGTCAGTCAATTGTTAAATCATAGCAGCGGGGTTCATAGCGTCACGGACGACAAAGATTATTTAACATGGAACACTAAACCTCAAACAGAGCAGGAACTTGTTGAACGCATTATCAAAGGCGGAGCTGAATTTGCCCCCGGAAGCAAACATGAATACAGTAATTCAAACTACATTCTACTTACTTACATCCTTGAAAAAGTATGGAAAAAAGACTATGCCTCTTTGTTGAATGCGTATATCTGCCGACCATTAAAGTTGGAACATACCACATTCGGCCGGCCGCAAAGCAATAACAGTGATCTGAGCGAATCCTATCGGTACACGAAAGAATGGTCTCTTGAACCACACACAGACAATTCTGTTCCGCTTGGAGCCGGAGCAGTTTGGTCAACTCCGGCAGATCTGGGCAAATTTTTCAATGGTTTATTTAGCCATAAAATAATCAATGCTGCAAGCCTGGAAGAGATGAAAAAAATAGATCAGGGCTATGGACTGGGCTTATTCCAATTGCCATTCTATGAACATATGGGCTTTGGCCACACAGGTGGTATAGACGGATACTCCTCGGTAGCGGGCCATTTTGATGATGGTAATTATAATATCGCTATCATTAGTAATGCCAACAATTATAATAATAATGAAATTCTAAAGTTCAGCCTTGGCGAGCTTTATAAAAAACCTTTTCCACTTCCTGATCTTGCGGAAATACAATTGACAGAGGAAGAAATTTTAAGTCTCGTTGGCGAATATAAAAGCGAGCAACCTCCTATCCAGATAAATATTACCAAAGAAGGCAACAAGGTGCTGGGTCAAGTTGTCGGTCAGCCGGCATTTCAACTGAAACCCAAGGATAGAAACACGCTAATCCAACCGCAATTTGGCGTAAAAATAGTTTTCGAACGTAGCGAAAACAAAATGACACTCTACCAAAATGGACATACGCTTGTTTTAAAGAAATAA
- a CDS encoding family 16 glycosylhydrolase: protein MRKTKFWLVLSLIATSLSIFACKKDSTATKTPIPEVSKAKASTKLLNATTVATTDYELVWSDEFNSNGSFDSTKWSYADRGTVAWNKYMTSLPAYASQDGSNLVLRMDNAVVAGDPVAYHAGGVKSMGKFSMTYGKVEVRAKFTQGRGSWPAIWMMPEPATAYGGWPACGEIDIMEHVNNESVMYHTIHNSSVTNANGGSTASKSATYNTTDYNIYTMIWSPNDIRFYVNNVLQYTYARVSGGGTQQWPFDVPFYLILNQAGGAGWPGAITNADLPFSMQVDYVRVYKLPLFSNGDFESGVIYPWTTWGGGASVVSTDARTGTKCIRETGGETSIEQYLTGLTPNTTYRFGGYAKVSAAGQSVSIGVKNYGGTAVNATIGTTSYSSNSVTFTTGANNTTATVYFYKPLSGTVYGDDFYLEKL from the coding sequence ATGAGAAAAACCAAATTTTGGCTGGTGCTGAGCCTAATCGCAACCAGCCTGTCTATTTTTGCCTGCAAAAAAGACTCGACAGCAACAAAAACTCCGATTCCGGAAGTAAGTAAGGCGAAGGCCTCGACTAAGCTATTAAATGCGACTACCGTAGCGACAACTGATTACGAATTGGTCTGGTCGGATGAGTTTAATAGCAACGGGAGCTTTGATTCCACAAAATGGTCTTATGCTGACAGGGGCACTGTCGCATGGAATAAGTATATGACCTCTTTGCCGGCTTATGCATCCCAAGATGGGAGCAATCTCGTATTGCGTATGGATAATGCTGTTGTAGCCGGAGATCCTGTTGCCTATCATGCGGGAGGAGTTAAGTCGATGGGGAAATTTAGTATGACTTATGGAAAAGTTGAAGTGAGGGCTAAATTTACGCAAGGAAGAGGTTCATGGCCCGCTATTTGGATGATGCCCGAACCGGCTACAGCGTATGGTGGCTGGCCAGCCTGTGGTGAAATTGATATTATGGAGCATGTTAACAACGAAAGCGTAATGTACCATACGATCCATAATAGCTCAGTTACCAATGCAAATGGTGGGAGCACAGCATCGAAATCTGCTACCTATAATACCACAGATTACAATATATATACGATGATCTGGAGTCCAAACGACATTCGATTCTACGTCAACAATGTATTGCAGTATACCTACGCAAGAGTTTCCGGTGGAGGGACGCAGCAATGGCCATTTGATGTTCCTTTTTATCTGATTCTAAATCAGGCCGGTGGAGCGGGATGGCCAGGGGCGATCACAAATGCTGACTTACCCTTTAGTATGCAGGTGGATTATGTACGTGTGTATAAACTGCCTTTATTTAGCAATGGCGATTTCGAAAGCGGTGTCATCTATCCATGGACAACATGGGGCGGTGGAGCATCGGTTGTTTCTACCGATGCCCGGACAGGAACCAAATGCATCCGCGAAACAGGCGGAGAGACATCCATTGAACAATACCTGACTGGTTTAACGCCGAATACGACCTATCGTTTTGGTGGCTACGCCAAAGTGTCTGCAGCTGGCCAGTCGGTCAGTATCGGTGTCAAAAATTACGGTGGAACTGCAGTCAATGCGACTATAGGTACGACCAGCTATTCCAGTAATTCGGTTACTTTTACAACTGGAGCCAATAATACCACAGCTACCGTCTATTTCTATAAACCCTTGAGCGGTACCGTGTACGGTGATGATTTCTATTTGGAAAAACTGTAA
- a CDS encoding sialidase family protein — MKKLGTMLVFALLAGICHAQEVNVFVSGEDGYKSYRIPAIVKDKSGQLIAFAEGRVDHAGDFGNVDIVYKTSQDNGKTWGPLQVAVDNDNLQVGNPAPVVDLLDPAYPKGRLFLFYNTGNNHEGEVRKGNGLRECWSISSTDGGKTWSNPENITLQTHRPNQPSVNAQYIFKEDWRTYANTPGHALQFDSGKFKGRIYIPANHSEGNPKENGKDYFAHSYYSDDHGKTFKIGESVKFEGSNETMAAQISHTGLYMNSRNQQGNVKSRIVSYSNDGGVTWDTTYYDKNLSDPVNQGSVLSWQKKGKYVLAVCNAASTNRRDNLTVRLSKDQGKTWYFNQVVAKAPEGIKGDYAAYSDLVLLSKNKLGVLFEKENYSKIVFLPIDTQ, encoded by the coding sequence ATGAAGAAATTAGGGACAATGTTGGTATTTGCACTGTTGGCAGGAATTTGTCACGCTCAGGAAGTGAATGTATTTGTTTCAGGAGAAGATGGCTATAAAAGCTACCGCATACCTGCTATTGTAAAGGATAAAAGCGGACAGTTAATTGCTTTTGCAGAAGGTAGGGTGGATCATGCTGGCGATTTTGGTAATGTGGATATTGTTTATAAAACCAGTCAGGATAATGGAAAAACATGGGGGCCATTGCAAGTTGCTGTTGACAATGATAATCTGCAGGTCGGAAATCCAGCTCCGGTAGTGGATCTATTGGATCCGGCATATCCGAAAGGACGCCTGTTTCTTTTTTATAATACGGGTAATAATCATGAGGGAGAAGTCCGCAAAGGAAATGGTTTGCGAGAATGTTGGTCAATTAGTTCGACCGACGGTGGTAAGACCTGGTCTAATCCAGAAAACATCACGCTACAGACGCATCGTCCCAATCAACCATCCGTAAATGCACAATATATTTTTAAGGAAGACTGGCGGACTTACGCAAATACGCCCGGACATGCTTTACAATTTGATTCTGGTAAGTTTAAAGGACGTATTTATATTCCTGCTAACCATTCTGAAGGAAATCCGAAAGAAAATGGCAAAGATTATTTTGCACATTCATACTACTCGGACGATCATGGAAAGACATTCAAGATAGGGGAAAGTGTGAAATTTGAAGGATCAAATGAAACAATGGCCGCGCAGATATCGCATACAGGGCTGTATATGAATTCCCGTAATCAGCAAGGTAATGTCAAATCGAGAATTGTGTCTTATTCAAATGATGGTGGAGTTACTTGGGATACAACCTATTATGATAAAAACTTATCCGATCCGGTCAACCAGGGTTCAGTGCTTTCCTGGCAAAAGAAAGGAAAATATGTATTGGCTGTGTGTAATGCTGCATCAACCAATAGAAGAGACAATCTAACCGTTAGATTGAGCAAAGATCAGGGCAAAACATGGTATTTTAATCAGGTAGTTGCTAAAGCACCCGAAGGTATAAAGGGTGATTATGCTGCTTACTCCGACCTGGTCCTTTTAAGCAAAAACAAATTGGGCGTTCTATTTGAAAAAGAGAATTACAGCAAAATTGTCTTTTTGCCCATAGATACTCAATAA
- a CDS encoding family 20 glycosylhydrolase, producing the protein MMRQTVATTKFLQRLMMIIMMISPLYSMCETIRPLLPMPQSVTWKTGYYQVKHIVCVRTKGDVSTTDRQTLTALLSDWNGRRTDFDSKENIAITISCNKKIKLPSPSLEGYRIVIDKRGVNIEARAGKGVFYALQTLRQLGGSDGKLPYCNITDYPSFRWRGYLVDVGRNFQSIQVLKEQIDMMARYKLNIFHFHFTEDIAWRLISKKYPGLTDSANMERWKGKYYTVDDMQQLIRYCRDRHIELVPEIDMPGHSAAFRRYFKTDMQSDSGVAIIKELVKEFAITYPGLPYLHIGGDEVKIYNQAFLPMMTKWTEDLGLKTIGWEPGGNLLPHTIRQLWMGGAQAITNDSPFEVIDSKHLYINHMDPLETVTTLFYRQLGGQSSENEKLMGATLCSWPDRAVHHERDVFHQNAVYPALLTFAERSWRGGGDFEWRSNIKTDIKGLTQFAEFEKRLLQHKRLYFKDLIFPYYAQSGQKWILYGPVENKGDLSMVLKNEATGKFTALKKIGEFYGGTIVLRHWWADVVKGALDNPLENSTVYAVSKVWSEKGGDQSFWIGFNDLSRSYASDSPNLGTWDDRMSKIWVNGREVLPPKWQHAGQKGNLELPLVDEGYSYRSPSIVLLEKGWNTVVVKLPVGKLNGKDWQNPLKWMFTCLPIERE; encoded by the coding sequence ATGATGCGACAAACTGTAGCAACAACTAAGTTCCTCCAAAGGCTGATGATGATTATCATGATGATCTCTCCGCTATATAGTATGTGTGAAACTATCAGACCTTTGCTTCCCATGCCGCAGTCTGTTACCTGGAAAACCGGGTATTACCAGGTCAAACATATTGTGTGTGTACGCACCAAAGGAGACGTGTCAACTACAGATAGACAGACGTTGACAGCATTGCTAAGTGATTGGAATGGAAGGCGGACAGACTTCGATAGCAAAGAAAATATAGCTATAACGATTAGTTGCAATAAAAAAATAAAACTTCCCTCGCCTTCTTTAGAAGGCTATCGCATCGTCATAGACAAAAGGGGCGTAAACATTGAAGCCCGGGCGGGGAAAGGGGTTTTCTATGCGCTGCAAACGCTGCGTCAACTGGGGGGGAGCGATGGTAAGTTGCCGTATTGCAACATTACAGATTATCCATCTTTTCGCTGGCGTGGCTACTTGGTAGACGTGGGAAGAAATTTTCAGTCGATACAGGTGCTGAAGGAGCAGATCGATATGATGGCGCGGTATAAACTCAATATTTTTCACTTTCATTTCACCGAAGATATTGCGTGGCGACTGATCAGTAAAAAATATCCCGGTTTGACCGACTCGGCAAATATGGAGCGTTGGAAGGGAAAGTATTATACAGTCGACGATATGCAGCAGCTGATCCGGTATTGTCGTGATCGCCATATTGAGCTCGTACCCGAAATTGATATGCCGGGGCATTCTGCCGCATTTCGCCGTTATTTTAAAACGGATATGCAGAGCGATAGCGGTGTAGCGATCATCAAGGAACTGGTGAAGGAATTTGCGATCACCTATCCCGGACTACCTTACCTGCATATTGGGGGGGATGAGGTGAAAATTTACAATCAAGCATTTTTGCCGATGATGACAAAATGGACGGAGGACTTGGGGCTAAAAACCATCGGTTGGGAGCCTGGAGGGAATTTGCTGCCACACACAATCCGTCAGCTTTGGATGGGTGGGGCACAGGCTATTACCAATGACTCTCCTTTTGAAGTGATTGACTCAAAGCATTTGTATATCAATCATATGGATCCTTTGGAGACCGTGACTACCTTGTTTTATAGACAGTTGGGAGGACAGTCCTCAGAAAATGAAAAGTTAATGGGTGCGACCTTGTGTTCCTGGCCCGATCGTGCAGTCCATCATGAGCGCGATGTATTCCATCAGAACGCAGTTTACCCGGCTTTGCTAACTTTTGCGGAACGAAGCTGGCGAGGAGGAGGAGATTTTGAATGGCGGAGTAATATCAAAACGGATATAAAGGGATTAACGCAATTTGCTGAATTTGAAAAGCGTTTGCTCCAACATAAAAGATTGTATTTTAAGGATCTTATTTTTCCATATTATGCGCAAAGTGGGCAAAAATGGATATTGTATGGCCCTGTGGAAAATAAAGGTGATCTGAGCATGGTCTTAAAAAATGAAGCGACAGGAAAATTTACCGCTTTAAAGAAGATCGGTGAGTTTTATGGTGGAACTATCGTATTACGCCATTGGTGGGCTGATGTGGTAAAAGGAGCTCTTGATAATCCACTCGAAAATAGCACCGTATATGCTGTGAGCAAAGTATGGAGTGAAAAAGGGGGAGACCAAAGTTTTTGGATTGGTTTTAACGACCTCTCCCGTTCATATGCTAGTGATTCACCAAATTTGGGGACCTGGGACGATAGAATGAGCAAAATTTGGGTGAACGGGCGTGAAGTGCTTCCACCGAAATGGCAACATGCTGGCCAAAAAGGAAATTTGGAGCTCCCATTGGTTGATGAAGGTTACAGCTACCGAAGTCCAAGCATTGTTCTGTTGGAGAAAGGCTGGAATACAGTTGTGGTGAAACTTCCTGTGGGAAAATTAAATGGGAAAGATTGGCAAAATCCACTAAAATGGATGTTTACCTGCCTACCGATTGAAAGGGAGTAA
- a CDS encoding AGE family epimerase/isomerase, protein MKQISIKDTANIIDTDYLKELEAFYRDQLLKDTVPFWFPRSIDHECGGYLFMRDHDGTLIDTDKAVWIQGRACWLLATLYNTVEQKEEWLEGARIGYEFLKKHCFDANGKMYFHVDRTGNPIRMRRYFFSETFAAIAFAAYAKATGDDGIAAEARELFGICLAYAQGERLVEPKYEQTRPMKGIGVPMIMINTAQQIRETIGDPRCDSVISDFIAQIERDFVKDDIRCVMEQVGPEGEIVDHIDGRTLNPGHAIEGAWFILHEAKYRANDPHLIDLGCRMLDYMWERGWDTEYGGILYFRDVYGKPVQEYWQDMKFWWPQNETIIATLLAYLMTGNEKYKSWHQQINQYAYDHFHDKINGEWYGYLHRDGKIAQTAKGNLFKGPFHLPRQEWYCMQILKEFNTIKG, encoded by the coding sequence ATGAAACAGATAAGTATAAAAGATACCGCAAATATAATTGACACTGATTACTTGAAGGAGTTGGAAGCTTTTTATCGTGATCAGCTTTTAAAAGACACGGTACCATTTTGGTTTCCACGATCGATTGACCATGAATGTGGCGGCTACTTATTTATGCGTGATCATGATGGGACGTTGATTGATACAGATAAGGCCGTATGGATACAGGGAAGGGCATGCTGGTTGCTGGCCACACTTTACAATACAGTTGAGCAAAAAGAGGAATGGCTGGAAGGGGCCCGGATAGGCTATGAGTTTTTGAAGAAACATTGTTTTGACGCAAACGGCAAAATGTATTTTCATGTAGATCGCACAGGTAACCCTATTCGTATGCGTCGTTATTTCTTTTCGGAGACTTTCGCGGCAATCGCTTTTGCTGCCTATGCAAAAGCGACGGGAGATGACGGTATTGCTGCGGAAGCACGTGAGCTGTTTGGAATTTGTCTGGCTTATGCACAGGGAGAAAGATTGGTGGAACCAAAATACGAACAGACCAGACCAATGAAAGGGATCGGTGTGCCGATGATTATGATCAATACAGCACAGCAAATTCGCGAAACCATTGGAGATCCAAGGTGTGATTCCGTTATCAGTGATTTTATCGCGCAGATTGAACGTGATTTTGTAAAAGATGACATACGTTGTGTGATGGAACAAGTTGGTCCCGAAGGTGAAATTGTTGATCATATTGACGGGCGCACACTCAATCCCGGACATGCCATAGAAGGAGCTTGGTTTATCTTGCATGAAGCGAAATATCGGGCGAACGATCCGCATCTGATTGATCTTGGTTGTCGTATGCTCGATTATATGTGGGAGCGCGGCTGGGATACAGAATATGGTGGTATACTATATTTTCGAGATGTCTATGGAAAGCCGGTACAAGAATACTGGCAGGATATGAAGTTTTGGTGGCCACAGAATGAAACGATTATAGCAACATTACTCGCTTACCTAATGACGGGAAATGAGAAATATAAAAGTTGGCATCAGCAGATCAATCAGTATGCCTATGATCATTTTCATGATAAAATCAATGGTGAGTGGTATGGTTATCTGCATCGTGATGGAAAGATTGCGCAAACGGCAAAAGGTAATTTATTTAAAGGACCTTTCCACCTCCCTCGTCAAGAGTGGTACTGCATGCAAATACTAAAGGAATTTAACACGATTAAAGGGTAA